Within the Fischerella sp. PCC 9605 genome, the region GTCATTGGGATCGCAGAAGATTTTACTTTTCTCAGAACCATTGACGAACAAACAGGCTATAAAGAATTAGAAATTATTCCAAATTTACGTCTAACGTGAATTTAATAAGGTTGGTAATCGGTAATAGGTAAATGAAAGCAAAAGCTGCTGCATACTAAGTATCCCAATTTTGCCAATGATGAAATATATCATTTGGGCTAACAGTACCGCGACAGTTAGTGGGATGTTTAATCCTTGACATTGCTTATCGTGCTTGATGACTTGTCAATCCAAGCAATGGTTCTGGATGTAATTCTATCTGTCGGATACTGCATGAACATCTTGAGGAAGATGTGGAGCATTCCACAAATTTAGTATCAATCAAATCGGGAGGTCAAAGCAAGCATCCTGGTAAAGGAGACTTATTCAATGAATTTAAAAGCGGTTTGGGGACTGTTCCAAGAAACATTTAGTGAATGGCAAAAAGATAAAGCGTCGCGGTTGGCGGCTGCATTAGCTTATTACACGATTTTTTCTATTGCTCCATTGCTGATTATTGTAATTGCGATCGCCGGTGCGGTATTTGGGGAAGCAGCGGCAAGTAACGCAATTTTCAACCAACTTCAAGGTTTAATTGGCCCTGAAGGCGCAAAAGTTATTCAAAATGCAATTGCAAATGCTAGCCGGCCGCAAGCAGGGACTATCGCTTCACTTATTAGTATTGTTGTTTTGATTTTTGGTGCTACTGGTTTATTCACAGAGTTACAAGATGCTCTCAATACTATTTGGGAAGTGCAACCCAAACCAGGAAAAGCCATGAAAAACATGGTTCGCCAACGCTTTTTATCGTTTGCGATGATTCTGGCGATTGGCTTTTTATTGCTAGTATCCCTGGTGATTAGTACGGTACTGGCAGCGCTGATTAACTATTTTCAAAATCTATTACCAGGTGTTGATTTTCTTTGGCAGTTTGTCAACTTTTTCCTTGGTTTTGCCATTACCACGGTGCTATTCGGGTTAATTTTCAAGGTTTTGCCGGATGCCAAAATTACTTGGAAAGATGTTTTAATTGGAGCTGCGATTACCTCGTTGTTGTTCTCCATCGGTAGGTATGCACTGGGACATTATCTGGGTAATGCTACTTTTGGCTCTACCTACGGAGCAGCTGGTTCAATAGTGGTTATCCTTGTTTGGGTTTATTATGCTGCTCAGATATTATTTTTCGGAGCAGAATTTACCCAAGTTTATGCTCGCAGATACGGTTCTCGTATTGTCCCAGCTGATTATGCCATGCCTTTGAGTGAGAGCGATCGCCTGCAACAAGGAATGAAAGCAAATAGCACCACCAATACTCAAACATCTTCCTCCGAATCGATCGCTAGCTCTCTGCGGCGCTTTGCTGGTGCTAAACGCTTAAAAAGGAAACCAAAAAATCGCCGCTAAACTTCTTGCAGAAGTCAGCCAAAGGGGAAGGGATAACAATTGAGAAACCTTTCTCCATTTCCCTTTAACCTTTTCCCCTACAGAAGGTTGTTGACCTACAGGCTACAGTACAATATGACGGTTGTACTCTGTGGCGGACTGTGATTGAGCGTTATACCTTGCCCGAGATGGGCAATTTGTGGACGGAAGCATATAAATTCAAAACCTGGTTGCAAGTAGAAATCGCTGTTTGTGAGGCGCAGGCGGAATTAGGTTACATTCCAGCCGAGGCGGTTGAGGAAATTAAGGCAAAGGCGAATTTTGACCCCCAAAGGGTATTGGAAATTGAGGCTGAAGTCCGTCACGATGTCATTGCTTTTTTGACAAATGTCAATGAATATGTAGGCGATGCTGGACGCTACATTCACTTGGGTTTAACCAGTTCCGATGTGTTGGATACAGCTTTAGCATTGCAACTCGTTGCTAGTCTAGATTTATTGTTGCAACATCTGCAAGCATTAATTGATGCGATTCGTCAAAAGGCCAAAGAACATCGTTACACAGTGATGATCGGACGTTCTCATGGTATTCACGCCGAACCCATCACCTTTGGTTTTAAGCTAGCGGGATGGTTGGCAGAGGTATTGCGCCATCAAGAACGCCTGCAAATTCTGCGGCGAACTATTGCTGTTGGTAAGATTTCCGGTGCAGTGGGAACCTATGCCAATATTGAACCGCGTGTGGAAGCGATCGCTTGCCAAAAACTCGGACTCCAACCAGATGCTGCATCGACACAGGTAATATCACGCGATCGCCATGCCGATTTCGTGCAACAATTAGCTTTAGTTGCAGCCTCCATAGAACGCTTTGCCGTTGAAATTCGTAACCTGCAAAAAACCGATGTTTTGGAAGTAGAAGAATTCTTTGCTAAGGGGCAAAAAGGCTCCTCGGCAATGCCCCACAAGCGCAACCCCATCCGTTCTGAAAGACTCACAGGCATGGCCAGAATTATTAGAGGTCATGCCGTAGCAGCTTTGGAAAATGTTGCCCTCTGGCATGAGCGGGACATCTCTCACAGTTCTGTAGAACGAGTGATTTTGCCTGATGCTTGCATTTTGACGCATTTTATGCTATTGGAGACAACCGACCTAGTGCAGAACCTGCTGGTTTATCCAGAGAACATGGCGCGGAACATGAACGTCTATGGCGGCGTTGTGTTTAGTCAAAGAGTTCTACTCGCGTTGGTAGAAAAGGGAATTACCCGCGAGGAAGCATATAAAATTGTGCAAGAAAACGCACACACAGCTTGGAACCAGCCAGAAGGCAATTTTCGTGACTTGATTAGCAAAGACCCGCGCGTCACCGAAAAATTGTCACCAGCCGAAATCGAAGCATGTTTTGATCCGCAAAACCATCTGCGGCATTTAGAACAGGTTTACCAAAGACTAGGAATCTAATACCATTTCACAAAATTCGTAAAAGGGATCGGGGATTAGGAATTGGGTAAAAATAAGTCAAAAGCATGCCCTCGAGCGCAGCGAAGGGTTAAAAGCTAAAAGTAAAAAGAAAGAATTTTTTCTTTTACCTTTTTACTTTTTACTTTTCCAGTTCCTTTGCCCCTTGCCCTATGCCCTAATCCCTAGTCCCCAGTCCCTAGCGTGTCCTCCTTGTCTCCCCGCCAAATGTATCAGACTTATAGTGAAACGGTATAAAATCACTGTGGATTTTTCAGCTATTGAATGCTGCTAATCGTTTAATCTACTACTAAATATATTTCACGTTTGAAACGTTAAAAAATATATGGGAAAATGCAAGCGTATTGGCATTCTTACTAGTGGAGGAGATTGCTCTGGTTTGAATGCGGTTATAAGAGCTGTTGTCCATTGTGCTTGTGTCCAAGGTTGGGAAGTACTGGGAATTCGTCAAGCAACTCTGGGATTAATGGCGCGTCCACCGCAAGTCACCAAACTGGAAATCGACTTAGTTGATCCGCTACTAACTTCTGGTGGAACAATGTTAGGAACCACCAACACAGGCGATCCTTTTGCTTTTCCTATGCCTGATGGCAGTGTATGCGATCGCTCCGAAGAAATTATTGCTGGCTACCATCAACTAGGTTTAGATGCTTTGATTGGGATTGGTGGCGATGGTAGCTTGGCTATTTTGCGTCGCTTGGCACAACAAGGCGGTATTAATTTAGTGGGTATTCCCAAAACGATTGATAATGATATTGGCATTACCGAACATGCCATCGGTTTTGATACGGCAGTTAATATTGCCACAGAAGCACTCGATAGGTTACATTTTACCGCTGCTTCTCACAGTCGAGTCATGATTTTAGAAGTGATGGGTCGTGATGCCGGACACATTGCCATTGCTGCGGGAATTGCTGGGGGAGCAGATGTGATTTTAATTCCAGAAATTCCTTACACGATTGACCACATTTGCTCCCAAATTAAACAGCGCCAAGACAAAGGCAAGAACTATTGTTTAATTATTGTTTCTGAGGCAGTTCGTACTCAAGACGGTGAAACTCTCACAATGACAAATCGTTTGGGTCAATCTCGATATGGTGGTATTGGTCAATACTTAGCCGACCAAATTAGCGATCGCACTGGTACGGAAACGCGAGTCACAGTGTTAGGACACATCCAACGGGGTGGAACTGCTTCACCACTAGATCGACTCGTAGCTGCTGCCTTTGGTGTAGCAGCGGTAAATCTCATCGCCGAAGCTAAATATGACTACATGGTGACATGGCAAAATCGCCAGGTTGTCAGTGTGCCAATTGCTGAGGCGATCGCTCAGTATAGAGCTGTTAACCCAGAGGATACTTTAGTCAAAACTGCGCGTGGTTTGGGTATTTATTTGGGAGATTGACATTTGTAAAGTTGTTGCACTGCAACATCCCTACTGTTGACAGATGTTTGACAATCACCAAACCCGGAGGAAAGAGGGACTCTAAGCTCAGTATCAACAAAAACTAAAGCAATGTCATAGTTTTAAGTAACAATTGATACTTAAAAACTCTTTAGGTTAGCCCTTGAAAGCGAAAAAAGTACCCTCCAAGGGTACTGTGTATTCTTGAAACCCCTCATAAAATAGGCTCATGCATGTGTGAAGAGACTGAGGGGGCATAAAATCGGAACTTTACATCTGCGCTTGGAGTTTCATGGCAAGCTCTCTGGTATTAGGCCTAGTTCTAAATTTTCATCTACCAACAAAAAATCAGAGGAGATGGCTTATGGCTGAAGAGTGGCAATGTACGTGCAAGAAAGTAGAGCCAAAGAAACCTGAACCTGAACAGAAGCCCGATAACAGCATATTTTTGATACTTCTCGCATTCCTTGCGGTTCTCGGTCTTGGCGGTCTCGGTTACGAAAAAGCAAGCCACCTAAACTCACATACCCATCCACCTCACAGGAGCGAAAATTGAAAGACGAGGCGCGCCGGAATTATTTATGGACAGAGTATAATAAAATTTGCCCGATCGAGAGCACTTTGCGATCGCACGCTCGCAAAGCGCAAAAACTCTGCCAAACTCTCATTCAGTCAGGAATTCGCGTCCACTTTATTATTTAACCTTCCTTGCGGGAAGTCCCCAGGTTCCGTAAACTACACCTGGGGATGAATCTTGGGCAGAATCTAATCAACTAGGCAGAGAGTCTTGCTGCTTGATATATTTCTTCAGCACATCAAGCGATACTCCGCCACTAGAATTCACAAAATATGAGCTTGACCAAAAAACAGGCTTCCAATAGTGTTTGTCAATGTGTGATTTGAACTCCTTGCAGAAGAAACGTCAGAAACCTCGCACGTAGCGGCTATCGGAGTGCGTAGGTAGTTCATTGGAACTCGACTGAGTTTACCTAAATACAATTACTGGGAAATTCCAGTCAAAGTAATGCCCGGATATCCCAACACTGCGATCTCTCAAACCAAAAGCATCAGTAGTATATATACTGAAAAATAGATAGTTTTCGCGACGAATATAACCGCTCAGCGCTCGTGCGGAGAAATTGTACGGGAAATTCGATAAGAATGCACAAGACAACTGTGTTTCTGGCTTAAGAGATTTTTGCTTGCATGTTGTCTGCTTCAATTTCCACACAACGTATTCTTCATAGCCTTTTTGAGAAGGATTGGTGAGTGCAAGAAATAAAGGAATCAGTAGCAAACCGATGATAGGAAGAATTCGTACGGACGGTTTGTGCAAAGGCGCTTGCTGAGGTAGCGGATGATTCAAATCCAAGGAGGTTGAGTATTGTTCCTTAGTGTTCATAATGACCACTCCATTGCTTCTGGAACGGAATTTTGTTGCCACCATTCGAGTTGCTGTCGTAGCAAAGTGGCTACCTCGTCATCAAAAAAACTGGGTTACTGCCTAGACGGATCGGGTTGACACCGTTTTCGGTATCGCAACTGTCTTTCAACTAGATAAACTCGTGACTTTCGCGATCGCCCTTGAGAGAAAACTTATTGGTTTACTGATAGTAGGTTTGTAAGTCTGAGGCATTACGCAGCAAACTAATCCATTAAAACAGCAACTTGCTCTACATCTTGCAGGAATTAATTGCGGAGGGCGATCGTGGTTGTTTCTGCTTGTTGAGTCTGTGTTACCAATTGCTCCACAGCTACTTATAGCTGCGTCAATGTTTTCAAAACGGCATTGTGTATCTTGTGCCAAAGCCAGGCACGCAACAGTTGCTTCAAGTAGTTCAGGTATTGCCAATCAGCTTTTTCAATATCGAAAGTGATTGTTAAACTGTGTTTTTGCCATTGACAAGGTTATCTAGCCAAGAGCGCTGCTGGTGCAGAAGCTGCTGGAGATTGGGAATAGTTTGTGTTTTAAAGTTATTAACATTTGCTTGCTGTTGAGCTAATTTCCACTCAAATTGGGGCAAGTCTTTAGCCGCTTCAGTAGCAATGGACTCTAGTACATCTCGCAGTTTTCCCAGAAACTGCCGAGCAGCTGTTAAATTTTTAGTCTGCACTAACTCCAGTATAATCTGTTCTATTTCTAATCTTTCGATTAAAAGGGCGATCGGGATACTGCCTGAACCAAAACAGCAAGAAACGATCAACAAAATGATTGGAGAAAATTTATTGAATTTTGAAATAGTCACAACTGGAAGTGTGTGGCGAAGTAAATGCAATATCCATGAAAGATTTGCAGCATCTATTGTGACTAAATTTCCTTCTACAAAAGTTATTGTACCAAGATATGAACCTGCTTATGGTGCGAGTTTGTTGGCTTTGAAGAGGTTAGCAGGGGAATGGTAATTTTGAGGCGATCGCACCTTACACAATCGGCTCGACTAAATTTGTCAAAATTGGAATAACATAACTGAGTGGTCAATCCCTTGGCTAGGAAACATCTATCATATGACAAAAGTCACAGCGCAAGAAATAGCACGCTTTCGCTCTCAATTGGCAGAAGATTCAGCAGTGATGGAAGCACTGGATCTGATTGAGGATTGTGAAGGCGATTTAGAAGATGCAGCAATGACATTAGCTATTCGAGCCGGACAAGAACCAGAAAGAGCAAATTCAGAGTGGTTAGACGCATTGGCAAGAAAGTGGCGTGCTGTGATTTGCGAACAAGGATTTCGCGATGACTTGCTCAATGGCTCAGTCAAGGGAATAATGGAACAGTTGAAAACAATGCCGAGTTTTCCGCAAATTTTGGCAACACCAGTTTTAATGTATGTCCTCAAGCAAGGCGTAAGCTCTTTTTGTGAGCCGTTAGATGAGGTGTTGGAGTGAGGATCGTTTTTGGTTGTTGGTTGTTTGTTGTTTGTTGTTTGTTCCAATCAGCCACCAACTACTAACTACTAACTACTAACCACTAACTAATAACCACTGATACCCTGTTAATTAGGACAAAACTTTAATGTCAGACAACAGTTGTTACATTCAATGAATTACCTTGTTGCTGTATTAGCAGACCGCATCCAAGCAGAATCAGCTTACTTAGCCTTAGAGCAAGAAAGCATAAAAGGTACAATTTTGGGAAAAGGCTACAAAACGGCTGATGAGTTTGGTTTGATCGACCCTAAGGAAGTAGCCATAAAGCAGGCAAGATTCATGGCATTCTGGCTAATACCCTTTGGATTTTTTGCAGGAGCAACTTTCAGTCTCATCACTGGGTTGAATACCTTTGCTTGGGCAGGTGAAGTTGGTAATCATGTTGTTGGAGGATTACTAGGGGCCGCCAGTGGTGCTTTGGGTAGTGTATTTGTCGGTGGTGGAGTCGGCTTAATTTCTGGTAGTGGTGATGCTTTACCCTACCGCAACCGCTTGAGTGAAGGTAAATACCTAATAGTAGTGCAAGGCTCTGAAAGTGTTACCCGTGAAGCAACTCGGATCTTACGTCAGTTTGAGCCAGAAAATATTCAAGGTTACAAAGAATAGTTGTTAGTTATTCGTTATTTGTTGTTTGTTGTTTGTTAACCATCAACTACCAACCACCAACTACCAACTACCAACCACCAACAAAATTATTTAATAATGCTACCAAGAGAAGAACTTTTAAAAGGTGTTGAAAATCGAGATACTGTTGCTCGTGTAATCGATCAAGCTGAACAAGCTATTAAAACTTGGGAAGTGGTTTTGACGGATTTTCTTTCTCCCCCAGAGTTAGCGGAAATCCAACAGGTATTTAGTCGGTTAACCGAGGTGCAATTACTGGTATGGGGAGGATATCCGCAAGCAGAACGCCAGAGAATAGCGATCGCTCGTTCCGAACTTCCCTTAGATATATCTCAAGTCGCTGTCGCCGCGTTGGATATTGCTGGTAATTTTCTGTTTGATACTGCTACTCACCGCGATTTTTTAGGGGCAATATTGGGAACTGGCATTATCCGCGAAAAGACGGGGGATATTATTGTACTGGGAGAACGCGGAGCGCAGGCAATTGTCGTACCGGAATTGGTGGAATTTTTAGAGATAAACCTCAAGCAGGTGCGTTCAGTTCCCGTCAAAACTCAGCGCATTGATTTAAGCGAGTTAAAGGTAAGAGAACCAAAGAAAAAAGAATTAACTACCGTCGAAGCTTCCTTGCGACTGGATGCGATCGCCTCTGCTGGCTTTGGCATGTCCCGCAGTAAAATGGTGGAACTGATTGATGGTGGTGATGTACGCGTCAATTGGAAGGAAGTAACCCAAGCTAGTTCTCAAATTAAAACAGGCGATTTAATCGCCATTCGTGGTAAAGGACGTTTAGAAGTTGGGGATATTGCTGTCACTAAAAAAGACAGATATCGCGTTCAACTGACTCGTTATATGTAGAGTTAGTAGTTAGTAGGTATTAGTTGGTTGTTGACCACTAACCACTAACCACTAACTAATGACAAATGACTAATGACAAATGACTCTTATACCCTAAACTGTTTTTCCAATATATTCAGCAGAGTTTTGCGTGGAACAATACCAGCTAATTTTGTGATTAAGTGAGTGCTAAAGCCGCCAATGACAACTGTAGAATCTCCTCTTTCCAAAGCTTTGAGGGTTTCGCGCACTACTTCTTCTACTGTAGATACTTCATTTGTTCTACTTGCAAGTTCTGGAGGGAAATTAGCTTCTGTAAAAAAGTTTGTTTCTGTTGGCCCTGGACAAGATACTAGAACGCGGATACCATACTGACGATTTTCTGCCCACAATGCTTCACTAAAACTGCGAACAAAAGCTTTGCTGGCAGCATAAACAGAAAGGTAAGGTATGGGTTGAAATGCAGCCAAAGAAGATACATTAATTATGCTTCCAGAACGACGTTCTCGCATCAGGCGCATAAACTTATGAGTTAAATCTACCAATGCCAAAACGTTCAATTGCACCATCTTAATTTGCCGTTCTTCATCTGCTTCAGCAAAGTCTCCATAGTCGCCAAAACCAGCATTGTTGATTAATAAATCAATTGTTAATCCCTTTTCTTTTGTGAAATCAAACACAGCACCAGTAGCACCCGGTTCTGTGAGGTCTTTAACTATAACGTCAACTTGAATATGATATTTTTCTCGTAGTTGCTTTGCCAGTTCATTCAATTCTTCTTCTGAACGAGCGACGAGAACAAGATTTGTATTGCGTGCAGCTAGTTCCTCAGCAAAGGCTTTACCAATACCAGCAGAGGCTCCTGTAATTAAAGCAGTTGGCATTTTAAATATTATGAGAATTCGTTAATCTTTTTACAGATATTAACAATACTTGCAGCAAGTTTGACCCGCCTATAGTCATATACCCAAAGGCAAAAGCTTCACTGAGTAAGTTTTGTAAATTTTTGGTTACTGACGGGAATACTAAAATCATAAAATACTGAGTATTTTTATGTACCGTCTCAACAAACGAGCTTTTGAAATCTTACGTGCCGAAGTTCAAGAATGTAGCAGTGATGGCGAGATTGGCAAAACCGAGCGCCAAATCGTTATGAAACGTTTAGAAAAACTGCGGCGAGAAAAAGGTCATCCCGTCAATGTAGATGAACTGCGCGACACAGTTGTAGACGTATTTCCGCAATTCAGCGAGAAGGCAATAAAGCAAGCTGCAAGAGCTAATCAGCCACCTGGTATTTTCAGCAAAATAAAATGGGTGACTATTATAGTAACAAGTATAACTGGGGTTATGTGGGTAATAAATTTACCCTATCCGATGATTCGCTTATCTGTAGCCAAAACAGCACCAATCTTGCTGTTACCCAGTTTTATGAGTATGGATCGTAACTATCGTGGGGCATTAAACTACGTTGAACAAGCAGATCAGTTAGTAAACCAAGCTACAAGCCAAGCTGATATTGAACGTGGTGCCGAGAAAGTCAAAGAAGCACAAAAGCATCTGGACAACCTACCAGTTTGGTTTTTAGGGTATTCTCCTCAAGCTTACTGTAGCTTATTTGGTTGCACTTGGAAGTTTACCTTAGATGAATTTGAAGATGCTCGTCGCAGGGTAGCGCGGATGGATGCGAAGGTTTTTCAAGAAAAAAATGCTTTTACGCTATTAACAGACGCAAAAACAGCTCTTCAGACTGCAAAGCAGCAATACGAACAAACTAAGAATGCACAAGAGCAACAAAAAGCGATCGCATCTATGCAAGCAGCGCTGGATACTCTAGAGCAAATACCTAAAGAAACACTAGCAGGAAAAACGGCACAAACAAAGCTAGTAGCTTACGAGCGCGATTTTGGTAAAGTTGCTAATACTCTTACAGGTGATAACCAGACAAGCTCATTAATTGAGGCTGCGAAGCTATTTGCCTTGCAAGCTGCACAAGTTTCACAACATCCACCCCATCCAGCAGAAAAATGGAAACAAGCAGAAAAATTGTGGTTTGAAGCAGTTGAGCGGCTACAAAAAGTTAAAGTTGGAGAACCAAATTATTTGCAAGCACAAAAGTTACTGGCCACATATCAGAGCAACTTAGGGATTGTGCAAACTCGCAAGCAAGCAGAAAGCGAGTCAACACAAGCTCTCAAACAAGCTAACGAGCAAATTCAAAGGCTAATTGCTTATCCTCCCACAGATCGCAACCAATTTAAAGGTGAGTTAATGGGAATTATCAATCACCTGAAAACTATTAAACCGGGAACAATTGCTTACGCAGAAGCACAACAACTGCTAATATCAGCACAGCAAAAGTTGCAACAGTAGGCTTTTGTGTGGTGTGGAGAGCGGGCGAGTGTCTGTGGCAAGCCTGGGACAATAAATAATTTGTGGAAGTTGCTTTTTTAGGTAAATCTATGTTACACTAGCAAAAGTGCGGACGTATAGCTCAGTTGGTTAGAGCGCTACGTTGACATCGTAGAGGTCACTGGTTCGAATCCAGTTACGTCCATATATATTTGTACAGTGACTAATTGTTTGTCATCGGTGATAAATTACTGTCATCGTGACTATTTAATTGTCGTCGGGACACATTGGTGTCCTTTAAGTGCTAGTGACAGATTAATGACATTCATCCACGGACACTCTAGCGATAATGTCAACGTAGCGCTCTCTTTCAACCTTCCATAAAAATTATAATAACCCACCAATACCTCAATACGGTTCAGTTAAGGATTGTTGGTACAAAAAATTAGTCTGTAGAGACGCGAAATTTCGCGTCTCTACAAAGGATTATGGGCTTATCTGAACTGTATTGACCAATACTGTACAGTGACTAATTATTTGGGTTCTTGGCCACTTTTGATTCAGCAACGCCAGAATTTAGAATATATCTTCCTTTTGCTTCCACCCAAACAACCGTATTCAGACCAAGTCCATAGCAGTCTACAATAGTAGCCTAAATGAGGATTAGCCATAATTTGTGTTTTTATGACTTCTGCTACGACCGTAAAAACTGAGTACGAAGCAATAATTGGTCTAGAAACCCATTGTCAGCTGAGTACCAAAACCAAAATTTTTTCTACTAGCTCCACAGAATTCGGGGCTGACCCCAATACTAACATCGATCCGGTGTGTATGGGTTTGCCGGGTGTGTTGCCCGTACTCAACGAAAAGGTACTAGAATACGCCGTTAAAGCAGGCTTGGCACTGAACTGTCAAATTGCCAAATATAGCAAATTCGATCGCAAACAATATTTTTATCCTGACCTTCCCAAAAATTATCAAATTTCTCAGTACGATTTGCCCATTGCCGAACACGGCTGGTTAGAAATTGAGTTGGTAGATGAGGATGGAAACCCCGTCCGTAAAAGAATTGGCATCACTCGCTTGCACATGGAAGAAGATGCAGGCAAACTGGTACACGCAGGTAGCGATCGCCTTTCCGGTTCTGCCTATTCTTTGGTAGACTACAACCGTGCTGGTGTACCGTTGATAGAGATTGTCTCGGAACCGGATTTGCGTTCTGGACAAGAAGCTGCTGAATACGCCCAAGAATTACGCCGGATTATGCGTTATCTCGGTGTCAGCGATGGCAACATGCAAGAAGGTTCGCTGCGCTGCGATGTGAATATTTCTGTGCGTCCTGTCGGTCAAAAGCAGTTTGGCACGAAGGTAGAAATTAAAAACATGAACTCGTTCAACGCCATTCAAAAAGCGATTGAATACGAAATTGAACGCCAAATCGCAGCTGTAGAAGCTGGTGAAAGAATCGTGCAAGAAACCCGCCTGTGGGAAGAAGGTACTCAGCGCACAGTCAGTATGCGGAGTAAGGAAGGTTCTAGCGATTATCGCTACTTCCCCGAACCTGATTTAGCACCAATCGAAGTCTCAGACGAACAATTACAAGAGTGGCGAACTCAACTACCGGAACTTCCAGCCGAAAAGCGCCGTCGCTACGAAGATGAGTTGGGTCTTTCAACCTACGATGCGCGAGTTATAACTGAGGAACGCGTTACTGCCGAGTATTTTGAAGCGGCGATCGCAGCGGGTGCTAATCCCAAAGCAGCTGCTAACTGGATTACTCAAGATATCGCTGCTTACCTCAACAAAAATAAACTCAGCATCACCGATATTGCCCTCACTCCTACCAATCTCGCTGATGTCATCAGTCGGATCGAAAAGGGCAAAATTAGCAATGCCCAAGCTAAACAAAAGTTGACCGATTTGTTGAGTGGTGTTTCTCCCGAGAAAGCTTTCGCAGGTCAAGAGTTAATCGCAGATCCCAGCGTGCTAGAACCCATCATCGATGAAGTGATAGCTGCCAATCCCAAAGAAGTAGAAAAATATCGTAACGGTAACGTTAATCTCAAAGGCTTCTTTGTCGGGCAAGTTCTGAAAAAAACCAACAAACGCGCCGATCCCAAGTTGACTAACGAATTGGTGGAGAAAAAGCTAAATGCTTAAGTCCGCAAGGCGGAAGTCAAAAGCATGCCCAAGGGGCGCAGCGTAGACGCCCGCAAGGGCGGCTTCGGTGCAGGGTAGGTAGGGTCAAGAGTCAAAAAACTCTGGACTTTTTACTCTTGACTCTTGACAACCCTCAAGAAAAAATATGCAATCTCAAAGCGTATCAGCAGTCTAAAAAGGGGTATTGCCCCTCATCGCTCTAATGCTATACTGTGCTATCTATATGCACCCTGATGATCTGGAGAGCTACCCAAGTGGCTCTCTTTTTTTGTAAGAGTACCAATTTAAAGGGGACTGGAGATTAGGCACTGGTGAGACCACTTCCCGTCTTGGCTTTTGCCTATAGGGGAAAGTGGCGTAGACGCCCGTCAGGGCGGTGAGCAGCGCGGTCTTGGGGGTTT harbors:
- the gatB gene encoding Asp-tRNA(Asn)/Glu-tRNA(Gln) amidotransferase subunit GatB, with translation MTSATTVKTEYEAIIGLETHCQLSTKTKIFSTSSTEFGADPNTNIDPVCMGLPGVLPVLNEKVLEYAVKAGLALNCQIAKYSKFDRKQYFYPDLPKNYQISQYDLPIAEHGWLEIELVDEDGNPVRKRIGITRLHMEEDAGKLVHAGSDRLSGSAYSLVDYNRAGVPLIEIVSEPDLRSGQEAAEYAQELRRIMRYLGVSDGNMQEGSLRCDVNISVRPVGQKQFGTKVEIKNMNSFNAIQKAIEYEIERQIAAVEAGERIVQETRLWEEGTQRTVSMRSKEGSSDYRYFPEPDLAPIEVSDEQLQEWRTQLPELPAEKRRRYEDELGLSTYDARVITEERVTAEYFEAAIAAGANPKAAANWITQDIAAYLNKNKLSITDIALTPTNLADVISRIEKGKISNAQAKQKLTDLLSGVSPEKAFAGQELIADPSVLEPIIDEVIAANPKEVEKYRNGNVNLKGFFVGQVLKKTNKRADPKLTNELVEKKLNA